One window of Chryseobacterium sp. JJR-5R genomic DNA carries:
- the hisH gene encoding imidazole glycerol phosphate synthase subunit HisH translates to MVAIIKYNGGNVNSVQNALDRLNTRSVITDDPEVIRNADKVIFPGVGEASSTMKMLKEKGLDLLIPALQQPVLGICLGMQLMCASNEEGNTAGMGIFDIQVKRFPAENIVPHMGWNTLSDFKSNLFSDSKEENDVYFVHSFYCELSEYTTSVCDYILPFSASLQKDNFYAVQFHPEKSGSAGSRLLHNFLNIK, encoded by the coding sequence ATGGTTGCTATTATAAAATACAACGGCGGAAATGTAAATTCCGTACAGAATGCTTTGGACAGGCTGAATACCCGGTCGGTAATTACTGATGATCCCGAGGTGATCAGAAATGCAGACAAAGTGATTTTCCCGGGCGTGGGTGAAGCTTCGTCTACGATGAAGATGCTGAAAGAAAAGGGCCTGGACCTCTTGATCCCGGCATTACAGCAGCCGGTATTGGGGATCTGCCTGGGAATGCAGCTCATGTGTGCGAGTAATGAAGAAGGCAATACAGCCGGAATGGGAATTTTTGATATCCAGGTTAAGAGATTTCCTGCTGAAAATATTGTTCCGCATATGGGCTGGAATACACTTTCAGATTTTAAATCAAACCTTTTTTCGGACAGTAAAGAAGAAAATGATGTGTATTTTGTCCACAGCTTTTATTGTGAATTATCCGAATATACAACTTCGGTCTGTGATTATATCCTGCCGTTCAGCGCATCCCTGCAGAAAGATAATTTTTACGCCGTGCAGTTTCACCCGGAGAAGTCCGGAAGTGCAGGAAGCCGTTTGTTACATAACTTTTTAAATATTAAATGA
- a CDS encoding glycosyltransferase family 1 protein, with protein MKIAYDAKRFFHNTSGLGNYSRDLVRILAKYFPENEYVLLNKNQSERGKNIMENPNVRFVETSGGMMSRQLKMGKDAQKQDADIFHGLSGELPLKWDKAPIKKVVTIHDLIFMRYPQYYSFFDRKIHFWKFKKAADSADRIIAISEQTKQDVIRFLNIPESKIEVIYQGCHQAFKEEQPDKLILQTREKFNLPERFILNVGTVEERKNLLNIVKAVKDTGIPLVVVGRKTKYFRNILQFIRKNKMENQVHFLEGVSMDELAVIYKSADIFVYPSLFEGFGIPVIEALFSKTVVITSNTSCLPEAGGPDSVYINPGNAADISAKIQFLWNNESERQRRADKGFEFVQKFNDEPIAGHLMALYRKIIS; from the coding sequence ATGAAGATTGCTTACGATGCCAAAAGGTTTTTTCACAACACATCCGGATTGGGCAACTATTCCAGGGATCTGGTAAGGATTCTGGCAAAATATTTTCCTGAAAACGAGTATGTTTTGCTTAATAAAAACCAGTCGGAGAGAGGGAAGAATATCATGGAAAACCCTAATGTCCGGTTCGTGGAAACCTCAGGCGGAATGATGTCGCGGCAGCTGAAAATGGGAAAGGATGCCCAAAAACAGGATGCCGATATTTTTCACGGTTTATCCGGTGAACTGCCATTGAAATGGGATAAGGCCCCGATTAAAAAAGTGGTTACCATCCATGATCTCATTTTTATGAGATATCCGCAGTATTATTCTTTTTTCGACCGTAAAATCCATTTTTGGAAATTTAAAAAAGCAGCTGATTCAGCAGACCGGATTATAGCGATTTCCGAGCAGACCAAACAGGATGTCATCCGGTTTCTTAACATTCCTGAAAGTAAAATTGAAGTGATCTACCAGGGCTGCCATCAGGCATTTAAAGAAGAGCAGCCTGATAAATTGATCCTTCAGACCAGAGAGAAATTTAATCTTCCTGAACGTTTTATCTTAAACGTAGGGACCGTTGAAGAGCGTAAGAACCTTTTGAACATTGTTAAAGCCGTAAAAGATACAGGGATTCCTTTGGTCGTGGTGGGGAGAAAGACAAAATACTTTAGGAACATCCTGCAGTTTATTCGGAAAAATAAGATGGAAAACCAAGTTCATTTTCTCGAAGGCGTTTCCATGGATGAGCTGGCGGTAATCTATAAATCAGCAGATATTTTCGTATACCCGAGTTTGTTTGAAGGCTTTGGGATTCCGGTAATTGAAGCCCTGTTTTCAAAAACGGTTGTCATCACCAGCAATACGAGTTGCCTTCCTGAGGCGGGAGGACCGGATTCCGTATATATCAATCCCGGAAATGCAGCCGATATTTCAGCCAAAATACAGTTTCTATGGAACAATGAATCTGAGCGGCAGCGTCGTGCGGATAAGGGTTTCGAGTTCGTACAGAAATTCAATGATGAACCGATTGCCGGTCATCTGATGGCGCTTTACCGAAAAATTATTTCATAA
- the hisF gene encoding imidazole glycerol phosphate synthase subunit HisF, which produces MLKKRIIPCLDIKDGTTVKGIQFEGLRNAGNPVELAKKYENDGADELVFLDITATVEERKTFAELVKNIARELSIPFTVGGGISTVEDVRKLLEAGADKISINSSAVKNPGLISDLAKEFGSQCIVVAIDTKHINGSDWVHIRGGREITGFKTLDWAKKAEILGAGEILLTSMDGDGMKNGFDLRITKEVSENIGIPVIASGGAGKTGDFEKVFVETKATGALAASIFHFGEVGIRNLKNELKSKKIAVR; this is translated from the coding sequence ATGTTAAAAAAAAGAATCATACCCTGTCTGGACATCAAAGACGGGACAACGGTTAAAGGCATTCAGTTTGAAGGTCTGCGGAATGCCGGAAACCCTGTTGAACTGGCCAAAAAGTATGAAAATGACGGAGCCGATGAACTGGTTTTCCTGGATATTACCGCAACCGTTGAAGAGCGCAAAACGTTTGCTGAATTGGTGAAAAATATTGCGCGGGAGCTCAGTATTCCTTTCACGGTAGGCGGTGGCATTTCAACCGTTGAAGATGTCAGGAAACTGCTGGAAGCCGGAGCCGATAAAATCAGCATCAATTCTTCTGCCGTTAAAAACCCCGGACTGATTTCTGATCTGGCAAAAGAATTCGGAAGCCAGTGTATTGTTGTGGCCATTGATACAAAACACATCAACGGTTCAGATTGGGTACACATCAGAGGCGGAAGGGAAATCACCGGTTTTAAAACCCTGGATTGGGCAAAAAAAGCAGAAATACTGGGAGCCGGAGAGATTCTTCTGACATCGATGGACGGAGACGGAATGAAAAACGGCTTTGACCTGAGGATTACAAAAGAGGTTTCTGAAAACATCGGCATTCCTGTCATTGCTTCAGGCGGTGCCGGAAAAACCGGAGATTTTGAAAAGGTCTTCGTAGAAACGAAAGCAACAGGCGCACTGGCTGCCAGCATTTTTCACTTCGGGGAAGTTGGGATCAGGAACCTGAAGAATGAACTAAAATCTAAAAAAATAGCAGTACGATGA
- the hisA gene encoding 1-(5-phosphoribosyl)-5-[(5-phosphoribosylamino)methylideneamino]imidazole-4-carboxamide isomerase, with product MKIIPAIDIIDGKCVRLSKGDYDTVKVYNENPLEVAKEFEASGIQFLHLVDLDGAKSRHIVNHKILETIARETSLKIDFGGGLKTSEDIETAFSAGAEQITIGSIAVQDPEFCFNLISTFGAERIILGADCKDRKIKTSGWLEESDEDVINFILQYQQKGIQHVICTDIAKDGMLQGPSEVLYQDILSSTSVQLVASGGISKMEDVYRMKEIGCSGTIIGKAIYEGKISLDELREFIDA from the coding sequence ATGAAAATTATTCCAGCCATTGATATTATTGACGGCAAATGTGTACGGCTTTCAAAAGGTGATTATGATACCGTGAAGGTGTATAACGAAAATCCGTTAGAAGTAGCTAAAGAATTTGAAGCTTCTGGAATTCAGTTCCTTCATCTTGTGGATCTCGACGGGGCGAAATCCAGGCATATCGTCAACCACAAAATATTGGAAACCATTGCCCGGGAAACGTCTTTAAAAATAGACTTCGGCGGCGGGCTGAAGACTTCGGAAGATATTGAAACCGCTTTTAGTGCCGGGGCAGAACAGATTACCATCGGAAGCATTGCCGTTCAGGATCCGGAATTCTGCTTTAACCTGATTTCAACATTTGGAGCCGAAAGGATTATTCTGGGCGCCGACTGCAAAGACCGGAAAATAAAAACTTCAGGCTGGCTGGAGGAAAGTGATGAGGATGTTATTAATTTCATTCTTCAGTATCAGCAGAAAGGAATTCAGCATGTGATCTGTACCGATATTGCCAAAGACGGGATGTTACAGGGGCCTTCAGAAGTGTTGTATCAGGATATTTTATCCAGTACTTCTGTTCAGCTGGTAGCAAGCGGCGGGATCTCAAAAATGGAAGATGTATACCGGATGAAAGAAATAGGATGCTCAGGAACCATTATCGGGAAAGCGATTTACGAAGGTAAAATCAGTCTGGACGAGCTCCGGGAATTTATAGATGCCTGA
- a CDS encoding polysaccharide deacetylase family protein: MVLLSFDIEEFDMPLEYKGKIPFEKQISISQAGLEKILDILKKHQIKATFFSTVVFAENSKNLIKRLLDDGHELASHTWFHSDFEERHLKESKERLEELFSAKVTGLRMPRMMPVSKNAVEDAGYAYNSSVNPTFLPGRYNNLNVSRTYFKEGNVTQIPASVSPNFRIPLFWLSFHNFPLSFYRKLASDTLKKDRYLNIYFHPWEFAEIKDEVFKLPGFTIKNSGNDMVERFDEFISWLKSKNYSFGTFQEFQKQIQL; the protein is encoded by the coding sequence ATGGTTTTATTGAGTTTTGACATTGAGGAATTTGATATGCCACTGGAATACAAAGGTAAGATCCCGTTTGAAAAACAGATTTCCATCTCACAGGCCGGACTGGAAAAAATTCTGGATATCCTTAAAAAGCATCAGATAAAGGCCACTTTTTTCTCAACCGTAGTTTTTGCTGAGAACAGTAAAAACCTGATCAAAAGGTTATTGGATGATGGCCATGAACTGGCTTCCCACACCTGGTTCCACTCGGATTTTGAAGAAAGGCACCTGAAGGAATCCAAAGAAAGGCTGGAAGAATTGTTTTCTGCAAAAGTAACCGGTCTCAGGATGCCGAGAATGATGCCGGTGAGTAAAAATGCGGTAGAAGATGCAGGCTATGCTTATAATTCATCCGTTAACCCTACATTTCTTCCGGGAAGATATAATAATCTCAACGTTTCCAGGACGTATTTTAAAGAAGGGAATGTTACCCAGATCCCGGCTTCGGTGTCCCCTAATTTCAGGATTCCGCTATTCTGGCTGAGCTTTCATAATTTTCCTCTTTCTTTTTACAGGAAACTGGCTTCAGATACGTTAAAGAAAGACCGGTATTTAAATATCTATTTCCACCCCTGGGAATTTGCGGAAATTAAAGATGAAGTCTTTAAATTACCCGGCTTTACCATAAAAAATTCAGGAAACGATATGGTAGAAAGGTTCGATGAATTTATTTCATGGCTTAAAAGTAAAAATTATTCCTTCGGAACCTTCCAGGAATTCCAAAAACAGATTCAGTTATGA
- the hisG gene encoding ATP phosphoribosyltransferase produces MSKLKIAIQKSGRLYEESLQLLKDCGIFINNGKDQLKVSVDNFPLEIMYLRNSDIPQYLEDGVVDIAIVGENLLAEKDKNIEIVQKLGFSKCRVSLAVPKEVETDQLSYFQGKKIATSYPNTLKTFLQENNISADIHVISGSVEIAPNIGLADGICDIVSSGSTLFKNGLRETVTLLLSEAVLAKTFSLNDEKEAVLGRLLFRIKAVLKAKNSKYILMNVPNDKIRIISEALPVLKSPTVIPLAQEGWSSIHSVINEDRFWEVIDELKNKGAQDILIIPIDKMVI; encoded by the coding sequence ATGAGTAAATTAAAAATTGCCATACAGAAAAGCGGACGGCTTTACGAAGAATCCCTTCAGCTCCTTAAAGACTGCGGAATCTTCATCAATAACGGAAAAGACCAGCTCAAAGTGTCTGTAGACAACTTTCCTCTGGAAATCATGTACCTGAGAAACTCGGATATCCCGCAGTATCTGGAAGATGGGGTGGTAGACATTGCCATTGTAGGCGAAAACCTCCTCGCGGAAAAAGACAAGAATATCGAGATTGTCCAGAAGCTCGGTTTTTCAAAATGCCGCGTTTCATTAGCCGTTCCGAAAGAGGTGGAAACAGATCAGCTCAGTTACTTCCAGGGCAAAAAAATTGCTACCTCCTATCCCAATACCCTTAAAACCTTTCTTCAGGAAAACAATATTTCAGCCGATATCCATGTCATTTCAGGCTCCGTGGAAATTGCCCCGAATATCGGCCTTGCGGACGGAATATGTGATATTGTGAGTTCAGGAAGCACTTTATTTAAGAACGGTCTCAGGGAAACAGTCACCCTTTTATTATCCGAAGCCGTTCTGGCGAAAACCTTCAGCCTGAATGATGAAAAAGAAGCTGTTCTCGGCAGATTACTGTTCAGGATCAAAGCCGTTTTAAAAGCAAAAAATTCAAAATATATTCTGATGAATGTTCCGAACGATAAAATTAGAATCATCTCTGAAGCCCTACCGGTTCTTAAAAGCCCGACGGTTATTCCCCTCGCGCAGGAAGGGTGGAGCAGCATCCATTCCGTGATTAACGAAGACCGGTTCTGGGAAGTTATTGATGAACTCAAAAACAAAGGTGCTCAGGATATTTTAATAATTCCAATTGATAAAATGGTGATATAA
- a CDS encoding glycosyltransferase family 87 protein yields MKDKFLKILLNPKYIFGVYLIIAVATALSKYFRGSYAINNYLIFKSVFFNTLDQTNLFTEYPDRFFDMNHYGVFFSILIAPFALMPDWLGITLWNAANTFVFIYAIHKLPFSDAKKALFALFCLQEYITAALSLQFNIALTGLLLLSAVYIYERKETKSVTAILIGVFVKIYGIVGLSQFFFIKNKTKFIVSGLIIACVFFALPMVYSSPHFVVQCYSDWYQSIIEKNSANQTLGNMQDISLMGFFRRILGDASISNIVFLAFGLPLFALPYIRIQQYKNYAFQLMILASTLLFLVLFSSSSESPTYIIAVTGVLIWFFLQKERTPFIIGLLVFVIIFTCFSTSDLFPKFVKKNYIIKYSLKAVPCIVIWIRVIYELMTKDFEKSYSLK; encoded by the coding sequence TTGAAAGATAAGTTTCTTAAAATACTGCTAAACCCTAAATACATATTTGGGGTTTATCTTATTATAGCCGTGGCTACGGCACTTTCCAAATATTTCAGGGGAAGCTACGCAATCAACAACTACCTGATTTTCAAAAGCGTATTTTTCAATACACTGGATCAGACCAATCTGTTTACGGAATACCCGGACCGGTTTTTCGATATGAACCATTACGGTGTTTTTTTCAGCATACTCATTGCGCCCTTTGCTCTGATGCCTGACTGGCTGGGAATTACCCTCTGGAATGCTGCCAATACTTTTGTTTTCATTTATGCCATTCATAAGCTTCCTTTTTCCGATGCTAAAAAGGCGCTCTTTGCCCTGTTCTGTCTTCAGGAATACATTACGGCAGCCCTAAGCCTGCAATTCAACATTGCATTGACGGGGCTTCTCCTTCTGTCCGCAGTCTACATTTACGAAAGGAAAGAAACAAAATCCGTTACCGCCATTTTAATAGGGGTTTTTGTTAAAATATACGGGATTGTAGGGCTGTCCCAGTTCTTCTTTATTAAGAACAAAACAAAATTTATCGTTTCAGGATTGATCATCGCCTGTGTATTTTTTGCGCTGCCTATGGTCTATTCAAGCCCGCATTTTGTCGTACAGTGCTATTCGGACTGGTACCAGTCGATTATTGAAAAGAACAGTGCAAACCAGACCCTGGGAAATATGCAGGATATTTCACTGATGGGCTTTTTCAGAAGGATTTTAGGGGATGCTTCCATTTCCAATATCGTATTTCTGGCGTTCGGGTTGCCGCTTTTTGCTTTGCCTTATATCAGGATCCAGCAGTATAAAAATTATGCATTCCAGCTGATGATCCTGGCTTCCACTTTACTGTTTCTGGTATTGTTCAGTTCAAGTTCAGAATCCCCTACCTATATTATTGCCGTTACAGGGGTATTGATCTGGTTTTTCCTGCAGAAGGAAAGAACGCCTTTCATTATCGGTCTGCTGGTATTCGTTATTATTTTTACGTGTTTTTCAACTTCAGACCTGTTCCCGAAATTTGTAAAAAAGAATTATATCATCAAATACTCCTTAAAAGCTGTACCTTGCATTGTCATCTGGATCAGGGTAATCTATGAACTTATGACCAAAGATTTCGAAAAAAGCTACAGCCTCAAATAA
- the hisB gene encoding bifunctional histidinol-phosphatase/imidazoleglycerol-phosphate dehydratase HisB — MKKVLFIDRDGTLIIEPEHDFQVDSLEKLEFYPGVFQNLSKITNELDYELVMITNQDGLGTESFPYEDFIKPHEKMLKAFENEGIVFSDILIDRSFEHENKPTRKPQTGMLGKYIYGDYDLENSFVIGDRLTDIRLAGNLNSKAIFISAVQNEDAALTTESWNEIYSYLKQVPRKAKVSRKTNETDIEIEINLDGNGLSDISTGLHFFDHMLEQIARHGNVDLKIKAKGDLQVDEHHTIEDTGIVLGQAVLEALGKKKGIERYGFLLPMDDCLAQVAVDFGGRPWLVWDADFKRDKIGDVPTEMFYHFFKSFTDSGRCNINIKADGDNEHHKIESVFKAFAKSIKAAVQQNGQNFNIPSTKGSL; from the coding sequence ATGAAAAAAGTATTGTTTATAGACCGTGACGGGACACTGATTATTGAACCGGAACATGATTTCCAGGTGGATTCCCTGGAAAAGCTTGAATTCTATCCGGGTGTCTTTCAAAACCTGTCAAAAATTACCAATGAACTGGATTATGAGCTGGTCATGATCACCAACCAGGACGGATTGGGAACCGAAAGCTTTCCTTACGAAGATTTTATCAAACCTCATGAAAAGATGCTCAAGGCTTTTGAAAATGAAGGGATTGTCTTCAGTGATATTTTAATTGACAGAAGTTTCGAGCACGAAAATAAGCCGACCCGAAAACCACAGACCGGAATGTTGGGAAAATATATTTACGGTGATTATGACCTGGAAAATTCTTTCGTGATCGGGGACAGGCTGACCGATATCCGGCTGGCGGGAAACCTGAATTCAAAAGCCATCTTTATCAGTGCCGTTCAAAATGAAGATGCAGCGTTGACCACCGAAAGCTGGAACGAAATCTATTCTTATCTGAAACAGGTTCCGCGTAAAGCAAAAGTATCGAGAAAAACCAATGAAACGGATATTGAAATTGAAATTAACCTGGATGGAAATGGTTTGTCTGACATTTCAACAGGGCTTCATTTTTTTGACCATATGCTGGAACAGATTGCCAGACACGGCAATGTAGATTTGAAAATAAAGGCAAAAGGAGATCTGCAGGTTGATGAACACCACACCATTGAAGATACCGGAATTGTATTGGGACAGGCCGTCCTGGAAGCGCTGGGAAAGAAAAAAGGAATTGAAAGATATGGTTTCCTGCTGCCTATGGATGACTGCCTGGCGCAGGTAGCCGTTGATTTCGGAGGACGCCCGTGGCTGGTGTGGGATGCAGATTTCAAACGAGATAAAATAGGGGATGTGCCTACTGAAATGTTTTATCATTTCTTTAAATCTTTTACTGACTCGGGACGGTGCAATATCAATATCAAAGCAGACGGTGACAATGAGCACCATAAAATAGAATCTGTTTTTAAAGCATTTGCAAAATCAATAAAAGCAGCGGTACAGCAGAACGGTCAGAACTTTAACATCCCATCAACAAAAGGAAGCTTATAA
- the hisC gene encoding histidinol-phosphate transaminase translates to MKAFNISRFVRKNILELKPYTSFRDHNEFGSPVFMDANESPFGSLNRYPDSTQKKLRQKLSVMKNVSPDNIALGNGSDELIDLIIKIFCEPKKDVVLRMNPSFAMYDFYASINENKVVKLDLNENFDIAKDDFLNLINNDQPKIFFLCSPNNPTGNSIEDLEFYIENFNGIVVVDEAYIEFSGRKSCIELLNKYPNLIVLQTFSKAWGMAGARVGMAYASEEIIKLINTVKAPYNINSLSLDMVLKTIDSLGPLMQNIENILLEKSWLKDQFENISCVKKVYPSEANFFLIGFENGDKVYEQLLEKEILTSKRSPQIPDCIRINVGTREENKRLIAVLQNIEL, encoded by the coding sequence ATGAAAGCATTTAACATCAGCCGCTTCGTGCGTAAAAATATCCTGGAACTTAAGCCGTACACCAGTTTCAGGGACCATAATGAATTTGGCAGCCCTGTTTTTATGGATGCCAATGAAAGCCCATTCGGAAGCCTGAACCGTTATCCGGATTCCACACAGAAGAAACTGAGGCAGAAACTTTCTGTCATGAAAAATGTTTCTCCTGATAACATTGCCCTTGGCAACGGGAGCGACGAACTGATAGATCTGATCATCAAAATTTTCTGTGAACCTAAAAAAGATGTAGTGTTGAGGATGAACCCTTCTTTTGCCATGTATGATTTTTATGCCTCGATTAATGAAAATAAAGTCGTAAAGCTGGATTTAAATGAGAATTTCGATATCGCAAAAGATGATTTTTTAAACCTGATAAATAATGATCAGCCAAAGATTTTTTTTCTGTGTTCTCCGAACAATCCTACCGGGAACAGCATTGAAGACCTGGAATTTTATATTGAAAATTTTAACGGGATTGTGGTGGTGGATGAAGCGTACATTGAATTTTCCGGCAGGAAATCATGTATTGAACTGCTGAATAAGTATCCGAACCTTATTGTCCTTCAGACCTTCTCGAAAGCCTGGGGAATGGCAGGCGCAAGGGTAGGCATGGCTTATGCATCTGAAGAAATTATCAAACTTATTAATACAGTAAAAGCGCCTTATAATATCAACTCATTAAGCCTGGACATGGTCCTGAAAACAATTGACAGCCTCGGACCGTTAATGCAGAACATAGAAAATATTCTCCTTGAAAAATCCTGGCTGAAAGATCAGTTTGAAAACATCAGCTGTGTAAAAAAAGTATATCCCAGCGAGGCTAATTTCTTTCTGATTGGGTTTGAAAATGGAGATAAAGTATATGAACAGCTGCTGGAAAAGGAAATTTTAACCAGTAAGAGAAGTCCACAGATTCCGGATTGTATCAGAATCAATGTAGGAACCAGAGAAGAAAATAAAAGACTGATTGCCGTTTTACAAAATATTGAATTATGA
- the hisD gene encoding histidinol dehydrogenase → MNISKYPQKNIWPELVKRPVLERAGLTETVSEIFAEVRRNGDRALIGFNKKFDKADVDQVLVSEQEVKNAENTLPEELKIAIQQAKENITKFHASQNPEIQKIETMAGIACWRENRAIEKVGIYIPGGTAPLFSTVLMLAVPAQLAGCKEIILCTPPDKNGQINPAVLYAAQLCGVRKIFRTGGAQAIAAMTFGTESIPDVYKIFGPGNQYVVAAKEYAQNYNVAIDMPAGPSEVLVIADEFAVPEFCAADLLSQAEHGSDSQVIFVTIDETVLNRTVEETEKQLRDLPRNEMARQSLKNSHFILMESIEEALQFSNIYAPEHLILAVKDFEKYIPEIENAGSVFLGNYSCESAGDYASGTNHTLPTNGFARNYSGVSLDSFVKKITFQHLSAEGLSNVGKTIEVMAEAEGLLAHKNAVSIRLKQQNESI, encoded by the coding sequence ATGAACATTTCAAAATATCCACAGAAGAATATATGGCCGGAACTGGTGAAAAGGCCGGTGTTAGAAAGGGCAGGACTTACAGAAACCGTATCGGAGATCTTTGCAGAAGTACGCAGGAACGGTGACCGGGCATTAATCGGGTTCAATAAAAAATTTGACAAGGCTGATGTTGACCAGGTCCTGGTGTCTGAACAGGAAGTGAAAAATGCTGAAAATACATTGCCGGAAGAACTGAAAATTGCAATCCAGCAGGCTAAAGAGAATATCACAAAATTTCATGCTTCGCAAAATCCTGAAATTCAGAAAATAGAAACAATGGCAGGAATAGCCTGCTGGAGGGAAAACCGGGCAATTGAAAAAGTCGGGATCTATATTCCGGGAGGAACAGCACCTTTGTTTTCTACTGTGCTGATGCTGGCGGTTCCGGCACAATTGGCAGGCTGCAAGGAAATTATTTTATGTACGCCCCCGGATAAAAACGGGCAGATCAACCCGGCAGTCCTTTACGCGGCACAGCTTTGCGGAGTCCGTAAAATATTCAGAACAGGCGGGGCACAGGCCATTGCAGCCATGACATTCGGGACTGAAAGCATTCCGGACGTGTATAAAATCTTCGGACCCGGAAACCAGTATGTAGTGGCTGCAAAAGAATATGCGCAGAATTACAACGTCGCCATCGACATGCCTGCCGGCCCCAGTGAAGTCCTGGTTATTGCCGATGAGTTTGCCGTTCCGGAGTTTTGTGCAGCAGACCTTCTTTCCCAGGCAGAGCACGGAAGCGACAGCCAGGTTATCTTTGTGACAATAGATGAAACGGTTCTTAACCGGACGGTTGAGGAAACAGAAAAACAGCTCAGGGATCTTCCGAGAAACGAAATGGCCCGGCAATCTTTAAAAAACAGTCATTTTATTTTAATGGAATCCATTGAAGAAGCTTTGCAATTCAGCAACATCTATGCTCCCGAACACTTGATTCTGGCAGTAAAAGATTTTGAAAAATACATCCCGGAAATTGAAAATGCCGGTTCGGTTTTCCTGGGGAATTATTCCTGCGAAAGTGCCGGGGATTATGCCAGCGGAACCAATCATACCCTTCCTACAAACGGTTTTGCCAGGAATTACAGTGGTGTTTCCCTGGACAGCTTTGTCAAGAAAATCACTTTTCAGCACCTGTCTGCTGAAGGATTGTCTAATGTAGGGAAAACCATAGAAGTCATGGCGGAAGCAGAAGGGCTTCTCGCTCACAAAAATGCCGTTTCCATAAGATTAAAACAACAGAATGAAAGCATTTAA
- a CDS encoding glycosyltransferase family 2 protein: MKKISIVIPAHNEEGNVALVHEKIRQVFSGLSDYDFEIIFVNDGSRDQTQQKLEELSQKYDEVKFIEFSRNFGHQPAVKAGMDHAYGNAVISMDGDLQHPPELIPELIKKWEEGNDIVFTVRKYPKEISMFKRRTSDFFYKILSKLSDVNLTKGGGSDFRLMDANAVEVMRRFNEDDLFLRGLTSWMGFKQAGIEFTANERLSGQSSYNLKKMVTFAFTGITAFSVKPLYIAAYLGFLFSGLSVVGYGIYVIHSFITETEISGWASLIMTIVFFGGLQLIILGIIGIYLGKIFKQVKERPNYIIKNKNF, encoded by the coding sequence ATGAAAAAGATTTCAATCGTCATTCCTGCCCATAATGAAGAAGGAAATGTGGCTTTGGTTCATGAAAAAATCAGGCAGGTTTTTTCCGGACTGAGCGATTATGATTTTGAAATAATTTTTGTAAATGACGGAAGCAGGGATCAGACCCAGCAAAAATTAGAGGAACTGTCTCAAAAATATGATGAAGTAAAATTTATTGAATTTTCAAGGAACTTCGGGCATCAGCCTGCCGTAAAAGCCGGGATGGACCATGCCTATGGGAACGCAGTGATCTCAATGGACGGCGACCTCCAGCATCCGCCGGAGCTGATCCCGGAACTGATTAAAAAATGGGAAGAGGGCAATGATATTGTATTCACCGTAAGGAAATACCCCAAAGAAATTTCTATGTTTAAAAGGAGAACCTCAGATTTTTTTTACAAAATCCTTTCTAAGTTATCCGATGTCAATCTCACAAAAGGCGGCGGCTCAGATTTCAGGCTGATGGATGCCAATGCCGTAGAAGTGATGAGACGCTTTAATGAAGATGACCTGTTTTTACGGGGATTAACAAGCTGGATGGGTTTTAAGCAGGCCGGAATAGAATTTACAGCCAATGAAAGACTGTCAGGCCAGAGCAGCTATAACCTGAAGAAGATGGTTACGTTTGCCTTTACGGGCATCACGGCATTCAGTGTAAAGCCGCTTTATATCGCGGCATATCTGGGCTTCCTGTTTTCAGGGCTTTCTGTGGTAGGATATGGTATTTACGTAATCCATTCATTTATTACGGAAACGGAGATCTCAGGCTGGGCATCCCTCATTATGACCATTGTTTTTTTCGGCGGTTTACAGCTGATCATTTTAGGGATTATAGGAATCTACTTGGGCAAAATCTTCAAACAGGTAAAAGAAAGACCGAACTACATCATCAAAAATAAAAATTTTTAA